The following proteins are encoded in a genomic region of Pungitius pungitius chromosome 17, fPunPun2.1, whole genome shotgun sequence:
- the LOC119218857 gene encoding proteasome subunit beta type-8-like produces MMALFQVSGFKSYAELREQILPARQTHLLDRTNHYNFGTRTQEFAVPLGVDPSGFLRTCNRDGGVSIDLNHGTTTLAFKFKHGVIVAVDSRASAGRYLASNDVNKVIEINPYLLGTMSGSAADCQYWERLLAKECRLYRLRSNHRISVAAASKLLCNMMLGYRGMGLSMGSMICGWDKEGPGLYYVDDQGTRLSGRMFSTGCGSSYAYGVVDSGYREDMTVDEAYELGRRGIAHATHRDAYSGGAVNMYHMQQDGWIKVCKDDVSELIHRYRKGMF; encoded by the exons ATGATGGCTCTTTTCCAAGTATCTGGTTTTAAGTCTTATGCTGAACTCCGTGAGCAGATTCTTCCAGCCAGACAGACGCATCTCTTGGACCGAACCAACCACTACAACTTCGGGACCAGAACTCAGGAATTTGCTGTCCCTCTGGGTGTAGAC CCTTCAGGGTTTCTCAGAACCTGTAACCGTGATGGTGGTGTGAGTATAGACCTGAACCACGGGACGACCACCCTGGCCTTCAAGTTCAAACATGGAGTCATTGTGGCTGTGGACTCCAGAGCCTCAGCAGGCCGTTACTTGG CATCCAACGACGTCAACAAGGTGATAGAGATCAACCCCTACCTGCTGGGCACCATGTCGGGCAGCGCTGCAGACTGCCAGTACTGGGAGAGACTCCTGGCCAAAGAATGCAG GCTCTACAGGCTGAGGAGCAACCACAGGATCTCTGTGGCTGCTGCCTCCAAGCTGCTGTGCAACATGATGCTGGGCTACAGAGGCATGGGCCTCTCTATGGGAAGCATGATCTGTGGATGGGACAAAGAG ggtCCCGGTCTGTACTACGTGGACGACCAAGGGACGCGTCTGTCCGGCCGCATGTTCTCTACCGGCTGTGGGAGCAGCTACGCCTACGGCGTGGTGGACAGCGGCTACAGGGAGGACATGACGGTGGACGAGGCGTATGAGCTGGGACGCCGGGGCATCGCTCACGCCACACACAGGGACGCCTACTCTGGAGGGGCGGTCAACA tGTACCACATGCAGCAGGACGGCTGGATAAAGGTGTGTAAGGACGACGTCTCCGAGCTGATCCACCGCTACAGGAAGGGAATGTTCTGA
- the LOC119218712 gene encoding H-2 class I histocompatibility antigen, K-K alpha chain-like codes for MGRLGAQSSVLALLMISLHAAAPRIHSLKYFYTATSGVPNFPEFVSVGLVDEVEIYHYDSNTRRAEPRQDWMSRVTEDDPQYLKRNTEIFMGAQQVFKANIEIAKQRFNQTGGVHIYQNMYSCEWDDETNKVKGYDQYGYDGEDFISFDLETEQWIAPKQQAVITKHKWDNDRAWIAQDKNYLTHLCPEWLKKYVNYGRSSLMRTERPSVSLLQKTPSSPVSCHATGFYPDSATLFWRKNGEELHEDVDLGEVLPNHDGTFQMRVDLKLSSVPAEDWRRYECVFQLSGVDEDMVTKLDKTRTNTEKPAGFTFIIIIAAVAVLGIIAAVVGFLVYKRNRNAKRSSDKLHSSTEGSELSEELNPKA; via the exons ATGGGACGTCTCGGTGCGCAGAGCTCGGTTCTGGCTCTCCTGATGATAAGCCTTCACGCCGCTGCACCAC GGATTCACTCTCTGAAGTATTTCTACACTGCGACCTCTGGAGTCCCAAACTTCCCAGAGTTTGTGTCTGTTGGGCTGGTGGATGAAGTAGAGATTTATCACTATGACAGTAACACCAGGAGAGCAGAACCCAGACAGGACTGGATGAGCAGAGTCACAGAGGATGATCCTCAGTACTTGAAGAGGAACACTGAGATCTTTATGGGCGCCCAGCAGGTCTTCAAAGCCAACATTGAAATAGCAAAACAACGCTTCAACCAAACTGGAG gtgtcCACATTTACCAGAACATGTACAGCTGTGAATGGGATGATGAGACCAACAAGGTCAAGGGTTATGATCAGTATGGTTATGATGGAGAAGACTTCATATCATTTGACCTGGAGACAGAGCAATGGATTGCTCCTAAACAGCAGGCTGTCATCACCAAACACAAGTGGGATAATGACAGAGCCTGGATAGCACAGGACAAGAACTACCTGACTCATTTGTGTCCCGAGTGGCTGAAGAAGTACGTGAACTACGggaggagctctctgatgagaaCCG AGCGTCCCTCAGTGTCTCTCCTCCAgaagactccctcctctccagtCAGCTGCCACGCTACAGGTTTCTACCCCGACAGCGCCACCCTCTTCTGGAGGAAAAATGGAGAGGAGCTCCATGAGGACGTGGACCTCGGAGAGGTCCTCCCCAACCACGACGGGACCTTCCAGATGAGGGTTGACCTGAAACTGTCCTCCGTCCCTGCTGAAGACTGGAGGAGGTACGAGTGTGTGTTCCAGCTGTCTGGTGTGGACGAGGACATGGTCACCAAACTGGACAAGACCAGGACCAACACGG AGAAACCTGCTGGcttcaccttcatcatcatcatcgctgcTGTGGCTGTTCTTGGCATCATCGCTGCTGTGGTTGGATTCTTGGTGTATAAGAGAAATAGGAACG cCAAACGCTCTTCAGACAAACTCCATTCTTCTACTGAAGGCTCTGAACTCTCTGAGGAACTGAATCCAAAAGCTTGA